A genomic window from Glycine max cultivar Williams 82 chromosome 17, Glycine_max_v4.0, whole genome shotgun sequence includes:
- the LOC102666552 gene encoding uncharacterized protein DDB_G0273453/DDB_G0273565-like gives MANLGRPNSYNNISGGNFDFNGDSNSDNDDSSDNNIGDKDHNVSIGCGGDDVGDSSVGSNDNDNDDGANRNGGGGCGNTNIGDSEKESLSNKDNIIFKVSVYEEGVVAMSDFEVAELNICSDYVAMVKEFGTCYFDNRRQMMCQQ, from the exons ATGGCCAATTTGGGTCGACCCAATAG TTACAATAATATCAGTGGTGGCAACTTTGATTTCAATGGTGATAGTAATAGTGACAATGATGATAGTAGTGATAACAATATAGGTGATAAGGACCACAATGTTAGTATTGGTTGTGGTGGTGACGATGTTGGTGATAGTAGTGTTGGTAGCAACGACAATGATAATGACGATGGTGCCAATAGAAATGGAGGTGGTGGTTGTGGTAACACCAATATTGGTGATAGTGAGAAAGAATCATTATCAAAT AAAGACAACATCATTTTCAAAGTGAGTGTGTATGAAGAAGGTGTGGTTGCAATGTCGGATTTTGAGGTAGCAGAGTTGAACATTTGCTCAGATTATGTGGCGATGGTGAAGGAGTTTGGGACATGTTATTTCGACAACAGAAGGCAAATGATGTGTCAGCAGTGA